In Pseudodesulfovibrio sp. JC047, one DNA window encodes the following:
- a CDS encoding YdbL family protein — translation MRNNTRLIILTALVVCLVGSVAFAGPLKDRIMARKPAVAALLADGTVGENNQGLLEFRGPRKQADVVAAENKDRTTVYQAIAKKTGTSPQVVGQRRAAKVAQSARPGTWIQDANGRWSTK, via the coding sequence ATGCGCAATAACACACGACTCATCATCCTCACGGCCCTTGTTGTCTGCCTGGTGGGCAGCGTCGCTTTCGCCGGTCCGCTCAAGGACCGTATCATGGCCCGAAAACCGGCCGTTGCCGCCCTGCTCGCTGACGGAACCGTCGGCGAAAACAATCAGGGACTCCTCGAGTTCAGAGGCCCCCGAAAACAGGCTGACGTGGTCGCGGCGGAGAACAAGGATCGCACCACCGTGTATCAGGCCATTGCCAAGAAAACCGGCACTTCACCACAAGTGGTTGGCCAACGCCGTGCGGCCAAGGTCGCTCAATCCGCCCGACCCGGGACATGGATTCAAGACGCAAACGGACGCTGGTCCACCAAATAA
- a CDS encoding RluA family pseudouridine synthase, whose product MPKAQFITVSDAESGQKLLQYLERRLTGDVPKSAIQKWIRKGQVRVDKGRKKPFDRITAGQIVRIPPYTPGAISATVTTGTLKIVHEDESIMAIAKPAGLAAHGGDKITDSVTARLRSSHADAAFMPTLAHRLDRDTSGLLLAAKTYEALRTLNDCFAAGKVGKLYLAWVQGIWAEKGTVLLEDRLGKNGAPGQEKVHTGTGKTAKALVTGLISNHAHSLVAIQLLTGRTHQIRVQLAARNHPVCGDHKYGQSKKRTTMRLHCAAMRVMKTTITLAPNWSGSWDVPSDIFKQALCLLDDA is encoded by the coding sequence ATGCCAAAAGCTCAATTCATCACGGTGTCCGACGCCGAATCCGGTCAGAAACTCCTGCAATATCTCGAACGACGGTTAACCGGAGACGTTCCGAAATCCGCCATCCAGAAATGGATTCGCAAGGGACAGGTCCGCGTGGACAAGGGGCGCAAGAAGCCCTTTGACCGAATAACCGCCGGGCAAATCGTCCGAATCCCTCCCTACACTCCAGGTGCAATCTCGGCCACGGTGACGACCGGCACACTCAAGATCGTGCATGAAGACGAATCCATCATGGCCATCGCCAAACCCGCCGGATTGGCGGCCCATGGCGGGGACAAGATCACGGATTCCGTCACGGCCCGATTGCGGTCCAGCCATGCGGACGCCGCATTCATGCCGACACTGGCCCACCGGCTGGATAGGGATACCTCGGGCCTGCTGCTCGCGGCCAAGACGTATGAAGCCCTGCGAACGCTCAACGACTGTTTTGCTGCGGGAAAAGTGGGCAAGCTCTACCTTGCCTGGGTTCAGGGAATATGGGCCGAAAAAGGCACCGTGCTTTTGGAAGACCGTCTGGGAAAAAACGGCGCACCCGGACAGGAGAAGGTCCACACCGGCACGGGGAAAACCGCCAAGGCCCTGGTCACGGGGCTGATTTCGAACCATGCACACAGTCTTGTCGCCATCCAGTTGCTCACCGGACGAACCCACCAGATTCGGGTCCAACTGGCCGCACGCAATCACCCGGTGTGCGGCGATCACAAATACGGACAGTCCAAAAAACGCACGACCATGCGACTGCATTGCGCGGCCATGCGCGTCATGAAGACGACCATCACCCTTGCCCCAAACTGGTCCGGCTCATGGGACGTCCCATCTGATATCTTTAAACAGGCCTTATGCCTGTTGGACGACGCGTGA
- a CDS encoding BON domain-containing protein: MHRFFPIFILMLTIAFGAVLQGCAVYDVAVEERNASQWADDKSISFVIEKEFLADDMVKYLDFDAYSYEGHVYIIGEYESRAQVDRAVQIAKATEGVKTVTTYVLPKRAHDYCGTTDSLDIYAKLKEKLIRDKDIWSTNIEFEVVQCNVVLVGLLGSSGEISRAIGHAKSVPGVRNVKSFLKVKR; this comes from the coding sequence ATGCACCGTTTTTTCCCCATATTCATACTCATGCTGACCATTGCCTTCGGGGCTGTCCTTCAAGGGTGCGCCGTCTATGACGTTGCCGTCGAAGAACGCAATGCCAGTCAATGGGCCGATGACAAATCCATTTCCTTTGTCATAGAAAAAGAATTCCTGGCCGATGACATGGTCAAATACCTCGATTTCGATGCCTACAGCTATGAAGGCCACGTCTACATCATCGGCGAGTACGAAAGCCGCGCGCAAGTCGACCGGGCCGTACAGATCGCCAAGGCGACCGAAGGGGTCAAGACTGTCACAACCTACGTCTTGCCCAAACGCGCCCATGACTACTGCGGGACCACGGACAGCCTGGACATTTACGCAAAACTCAAGGAAAAACTCATCAGGGACAAGGATATCTGGTCCACCAACATCGAATTCGAAGTGGTGCAATGCAATGTCGTCCTGGTGGGCCTGCTCGGCAGTAGCGGTGAAATTTCACGGGCCATCGGACACGCCAAAAGCGTTCCCGGCGTCCGCAATGTCAAATCATTCCTGAAAGTCAAGAGGTAG
- a CDS encoding C40 family peptidase — translation MSDAIRHRIARSCLLLCTMMTVTLLAGCGTTSIAPPPPERVPHLQPASPKAASVVRTARVLIGYPYRWGGHTPEVGFDCSGLVWFVYRQNGIALPRVSWQQFHAGQPITRQNIQPGDLIFYDVSASRKSLHVGIVTDRGTFVHAPSSGKKVMESSLYSPYWRQHYLGTRRIL, via the coding sequence ATGAGCGACGCCATACGCCACCGTATCGCCCGCTCCTGTCTGCTGCTCTGCACGATGATGACCGTCACCCTGCTTGCAGGGTGCGGGACCACCTCTATCGCACCGCCGCCCCCGGAGAGGGTCCCCCACCTTCAACCGGCGTCGCCCAAGGCCGCGTCCGTTGTGCGGACCGCACGGGTCTTGATTGGGTACCCGTACCGATGGGGTGGCCACACCCCTGAAGTCGGATTCGATTGTTCCGGGCTGGTCTGGTTCGTGTACCGGCAAAACGGCATTGCCCTTCCCCGGGTGTCATGGCAGCAATTCCACGCAGGACAACCAATCACCCGACAAAATATCCAGCCGGGCGACCTGATCTTCTATGACGTCAGTGCCTCGCGAAAATCTCTGCACGTCGGCATCGTCACGGACCGAGGTACCTTTGTCCACGCCCCCAGTTCCGGCAAGAAAGTCATGGAATCCAGTCTGTATTCTCCCTATTGGAGACAGCACTATCTCGGTACTCGTCGTATCCTTTAG
- a CDS encoding DUF697 domain-containing protein, with amino-acid sequence MSRQMRHFVTLVGVIIIGAFFAFIYDCIVGLSEFAGRINAEAAPWVFWSLLIVVIISFGWLVAAALLRPRPMMVHADPSPEEMVKFRQTLVKRLGKNRLLKEAAVRVADASDLDAGLALLRDRANQEIRSTAKRVFIGTAVSQNGRLDSLVVLFLISRLAWRISKIYNQRPHYRELINLYANIAATSFLAGSIEEFGIEESIHELMGPMIASSAVGAMPGAEAIAGTVTASILSGSTNALLTMRCGIVARNYMSLDLDSKGRMRRCATLEASKMFMSISGETVTQVTALLLKGSTRAMKKGAKKAVKTMGASVTGAAGTVGSGAKSVGRGVSSSAQSVGRGVKGSAKAVKQGVTGSARAVKNGVTGSARSVKHGAQSIAKTTEQVVDTAANGVKRSIRKVEQSAQTVTDKLGSVVKTVDGGADRTKGVIRSAGHSVGKSVRSFRDMFSRTKWKSKKDER; translated from the coding sequence GTGTCCAGGCAGATGCGTCATTTTGTGACGCTTGTGGGTGTCATCATCATTGGGGCGTTTTTCGCCTTCATATACGATTGCATTGTCGGCTTGTCCGAATTTGCAGGGCGGATCAATGCGGAAGCGGCTCCGTGGGTTTTCTGGAGCCTGTTGATTGTCGTCATCATCTCATTCGGTTGGCTCGTGGCGGCTGCCTTGTTGCGCCCCCGCCCCATGATGGTGCACGCCGACCCCTCGCCCGAGGAGATGGTCAAATTCCGTCAGACCCTGGTCAAGCGGCTGGGCAAGAATCGTCTTTTGAAAGAGGCGGCGGTTCGGGTCGCGGATGCATCCGATCTGGACGCCGGGCTTGCCCTGTTGCGGGACCGGGCAAATCAGGAGATTCGCAGCACCGCAAAGCGGGTTTTCATCGGCACGGCGGTGTCGCAAAATGGTCGGCTCGATTCCTTGGTCGTGCTGTTTCTCATCTCTCGTTTGGCATGGCGTATTTCTAAAATTTACAATCAGCGTCCGCATTATCGAGAACTTATCAATCTGTATGCGAATATTGCGGCCACGTCGTTTTTGGCCGGGAGTATTGAGGAATTCGGCATTGAAGAATCGATCCACGAATTGATGGGCCCGATGATCGCCAGTTCTGCGGTGGGGGCCATGCCCGGGGCCGAGGCCATTGCCGGAACCGTGACCGCATCCATCTTGAGTGGTTCGACCAATGCCTTGCTGACCATGCGGTGCGGCATCGTGGCCCGGAATTACATGAGTCTTGATCTGGATTCCAAGGGACGTATGCGCCGCTGTGCCACATTGGAAGCGTCGAAAATGTTCATGTCCATCAGTGGCGAGACCGTGACGCAAGTGACGGCCTTGTTGCTCAAGGGATCGACTCGCGCCATGAAAAAAGGTGCGAAAAAAGCGGTCAAGACCATGGGGGCGTCCGTGACCGGAGCGGCTGGAACTGTTGGCTCCGGGGCCAAATCCGTGGGCCGGGGGGTGTCTTCTTCGGCACAGTCCGTCGGCCGTGGAGTGAAAGGCTCGGCCAAAGCGGTCAAGCAGGGGGTGACAGGTTCGGCCAGAGCGGTCAAGAATGGCGTGACCGGGTCGGCCCGATCAGTGAAGCATGGGGCACAATCCATTGCCAAAACCACCGAGCAGGTGGTGGATACCGCTGCCAACGGCGTGAAGCGGTCCATTCGAAAGGTGGAACAGTCCGCCCAGACAGTGACTGACAAACTCGGGTCGGTCGTGAAGACCGTGGATGGTGGGGCTGACCGGACCAAAGGCGTGATTCGATCGGCCGGACACTCGGTCGGGAAATCCGTTCGGTCATTTCGGGACATGTTTTCCCGCACGAAATGGAAATCGAAAAAGGATGAACGCTAA
- the tsaA gene encoding tRNA (N6-threonylcarbamoyladenosine(37)-N6)-methyltransferase TrmO: MEPICCTPIGVIHTPFTSLDDMPIQPTGARDVVGEIEINEELVEGLDDLDGFSHIHLVYHFHKNTDFKLKVTPFMDTVPRGLFATRAPRRPNMIGMSVVRLESIDGNRLRVRGIDVLDGTPLLDIKPYVAKFDAAPADRFGWLDENADKAETLRSDYRFVAESD; encoded by the coding sequence ATGGAACCCATATGCTGTACGCCCATCGGTGTGATTCATACGCCGTTCACTTCATTGGACGATATGCCCATCCAACCCACCGGAGCGCGAGACGTTGTCGGTGAAATAGAGATCAACGAGGAATTGGTTGAAGGGCTGGATGATCTGGATGGTTTTTCTCATATCCATCTGGTATACCATTTCCATAAAAATACGGATTTCAAGCTGAAGGTCACCCCCTTCATGGACACCGTACCGCGCGGCTTGTTCGCTACCCGTGCGCCCCGTCGGCCAAACATGATCGGCATGTCCGTTGTCCGGCTGGAATCCATTGACGGCAATCGGTTGCGCGTGCGCGGTATTGACGTGCTCGACGGCACACCATTGTTGGATATCAAACCGTACGTGGCCAAATTCGACGCGGCTCCGGCGGACCGTTTCGGGTGGCTGGATGAGAATGCGGACAAGGCCGAAACATTGCGGTCGGACTATCGGTTCGTGGCGGAATCAGACTAA
- a CDS encoding ATP-binding cassette domain-containing protein, translating to MSFLRVEDMHIDLGEFSLKGVSLEFDRGEYLTVMGPTGSGKTILLECIIGFYHPAKGRVFLDGRDITDDPPEKRRIGIVYQDYALLPHKNIFQNIEYGLKKVDSDADSRKDKIMKMADALNINHVLHRKPGTLSGGEQQRAALARALVVEPRLLLMDEPLSALDPQTRHTTRALLRQIMAEQDLTVLHITHDMDDVWALADKVAIMRNGCLEQLDTTYGVFNRPNNRFVADFVGARMFEGTVLPGANGCCQIDVGGVILHSVDSARSGDAVRVFLRPENVMVFRQRPSQSSIQNLVDATLEDYYQEGILYHLSFRSQGVCIPAVITASAFQELDLHRNEELCLGVKAANVTLA from the coding sequence ATGAGTTTTCTGCGTGTTGAAGATATGCACATCGATCTCGGAGAATTCTCGCTCAAGGGCGTGTCTCTGGAGTTTGACCGTGGCGAATACCTGACGGTCATGGGACCAACCGGGTCTGGAAAGACCATTCTGCTGGAATGCATCATCGGGTTTTATCACCCGGCCAAGGGGCGGGTTTTTCTCGATGGTCGGGATATCACGGACGACCCGCCGGAAAAGCGACGTATCGGCATCGTGTATCAGGATTACGCGCTGTTGCCGCATAAGAACATCTTTCAGAATATCGAATACGGTTTGAAAAAGGTGGATTCGGACGCGGACAGCCGCAAGGACAAGATCATGAAGATGGCCGACGCCCTCAATATCAACCATGTCCTGCATCGTAAACCCGGGACGTTATCCGGCGGAGAACAGCAGCGGGCCGCCCTAGCGCGTGCGTTGGTGGTTGAACCACGACTTTTGCTCATGGATGAACCCTTGTCCGCTCTGGACCCGCAGACTCGCCACACTACCCGGGCATTGCTCCGGCAGATCATGGCTGAACAGGATTTGACTGTGCTCCACATCACGCATGATATGGATGATGTCTGGGCATTGGCCGATAAAGTGGCCATTATGCGCAACGGATGTCTGGAGCAGCTTGATACCACCTACGGAGTGTTCAACAGACCGAACAATCGGTTTGTGGCGGACTTCGTGGGGGCGAGGATGTTCGAGGGGACCGTGCTGCCCGGTGCCAACGGGTGTTGCCAGATTGACGTGGGCGGGGTGATTCTGCATTCTGTGGATTCCGCTCGGAGCGGGGATGCTGTACGGGTCTTCTTGCGACCGGAAAACGTCATGGTTTTTCGTCAGCGGCCGAGTCAGTCCTCGATTCAGAACCTGGTGGACGCGACGCTGGAAGATTATTATCAGGAAGGTATCTTGTATCACTTGTCGTTTCGATCGCAGGGAGTCTGTATCCCCGCAGTCATTACAGCCAGTGCATTTCAGGAATTGGACCTTCATCGAAACGAGGAACTGTGCCTTGGCGTCAAGGCGGCAAATGTGACATTGGCCTGA